In Sphingomonas psychrotolerans, the following proteins share a genomic window:
- a CDS encoding AAA family ATPase has translation MNAPFNPSRTAHREPFIAFVCDETTAEALRPIAVELGWSPEKVNKGGLRNAVQTLSVSASPNVLFVDLSESGDPLNDINALAEVCEPGTIVIASGQVNDVRLYRDLVASGIHDYLLKPLNPDALRDTFAQAQAALNAPKLTETGSDVPHCAVAVIGTRGGCGASTIATSLAWLLSDKHVRTTALLDLDVHFGTGALALDLEPGRGLTDAIENPSRIDGLFIERAMVKASERLAVLSAEAPINAPVLTDGAAFYQLQEEMRSAFECTVVDLPRNMLVNHPHLITDIQVAVLVTEFTLAAARDAIRILSWFKSNAPQTQVIVVANKVQPQAMLEISRKDFEGSIERKIDVLIPFEQKVAAQAAKLGKPLAEVGKSAKSLAPLAELATRITAITDSGERDDKAAKPAKGSKGSSLFDKIRVKMPSKAKK, from the coding sequence GTGAACGCGCCCTTCAATCCCTCGCGCACTGCGCATCGCGAACCTTTCATCGCCTTCGTCTGCGACGAGACGACCGCCGAGGCGCTTCGGCCGATCGCCGTCGAGCTCGGCTGGTCTCCCGAAAAGGTCAACAAGGGCGGGCTGCGCAATGCGGTCCAGACCCTGTCGGTCTCGGCGAGCCCGAACGTGCTGTTCGTCGATCTTTCCGAATCAGGCGATCCGCTCAACGACATCAACGCGCTCGCCGAGGTTTGCGAGCCCGGCACGATCGTGATCGCGTCGGGGCAGGTCAACGACGTGCGTCTCTATCGCGATCTGGTGGCAAGCGGCATCCACGATTACCTGCTCAAGCCCTTGAACCCCGACGCTCTGCGCGACACCTTCGCGCAAGCCCAGGCCGCCCTCAACGCACCGAAGCTGACCGAAACCGGCAGCGATGTGCCGCATTGCGCGGTCGCGGTCATCGGAACGCGCGGGGGTTGCGGCGCATCGACGATCGCGACCTCGTTGGCCTGGCTCCTGAGCGACAAGCATGTGCGGACGACCGCACTGCTCGATCTTGACGTGCATTTCGGCACCGGCGCGCTCGCGCTCGACCTCGAGCCGGGCCGTGGCCTGACCGACGCGATCGAGAATCCGAGCCGCATCGACGGGCTGTTCATCGAACGCGCGATGGTAAAGGCGTCGGAGCGTCTCGCCGTGCTCTCGGCCGAGGCCCCGATCAACGCGCCCGTCCTCACCGATGGCGCGGCATTCTATCAGTTGCAGGAAGAGATGCGCAGTGCCTTCGAATGCACCGTCGTCGATCTGCCGCGCAATATGCTGGTCAACCATCCGCATCTGATCACCGACATTCAGGTGGCGGTGCTGGTGACCGAGTTCACCCTCGCCGCTGCGCGCGACGCGATCCGCATCCTCAGCTGGTTCAAATCGAACGCGCCGCAGACCCAGGTGATCGTCGTCGCCAACAAGGTGCAGCCGCAGGCGATGCTCGAGATCAGCCGCAAGGACTTCGAAGGCTCGATCGAGCGCAAGATCGATGTGCTGATCCCGTTCGAGCAAAAGGTCGCGGCGCAGGCCGCCAAGCTCGGCAAGCCGCTTGCCGAAGTCGGCAAGTCGGCCAAATCGCTGGCGCCGCTGGCCGAACTGGCGACGCGGATCACCGCGATCACCGATTCGGGCGAGCGCGACGACAAGGCCGCGAAGCCGGCCAAGGGATCGAAGGGCAGCTCGCTGTTCGACAAGATCCGGGTCAAGATGCCGTCAAAGGCAAAGAAGTAA
- a CDS encoding type II secretion system F family protein: MELLPVLMLGGGTFLVLSLMVIALSGPSTARASARRLTGVRERHAGTAGAVAMEAQIRRVTNKGTSGMDLAASRFLPNPALLQKRLNMTGKGWSLSQYGMVTLGLILIPGALLYLKGAPIWLALFLGLFVGVGLPHKVVSFFIKRRISKFTSKFPDAIDLLVRGLRSGLPITETMGVVGQEVAGPVGEEFRAVSDKMKIGRTLDAALQETADRLGTPEFQFFTITIAIQRETGGNLAETLANLAEVLRKRAQMKLKIKAMSSESKASALIVGSLPFIVFGLVWFINNNYMLNFFKDERLMVAGGGGLIWMSLGAFIMAKMVNFEI, from the coding sequence GTGGAATTGCTGCCGGTTTTGATGCTCGGTGGAGGCACCTTCCTGGTGCTGTCGCTGATGGTGATCGCCCTTTCCGGGCCGTCGACGGCGCGCGCGAGTGCGCGTCGACTGACCGGCGTGCGCGAACGTCATGCGGGCACCGCCGGCGCGGTGGCGATGGAAGCACAGATTCGCCGCGTCACCAACAAGGGGACGAGCGGCATGGACCTCGCCGCCTCGCGCTTCCTGCCCAACCCGGCCTTGCTCCAGAAGCGCCTCAACATGACCGGCAAGGGCTGGTCGCTGAGCCAGTACGGCATGGTCACGCTGGGGCTGATCCTGATTCCCGGCGCGTTGCTCTATCTCAAGGGCGCGCCGATCTGGCTGGCGCTGTTCCTCGGCCTGTTCGTCGGCGTCGGACTGCCGCACAAGGTGGTGAGCTTCTTCATCAAGCGTCGCATCAGCAAGTTCACCTCGAAATTTCCCGACGCGATCGACCTGCTCGTGCGTGGTCTGCGTTCGGGCCTGCCGATCACCGAGACGATGGGCGTTGTCGGCCAGGAAGTCGCCGGCCCGGTGGGCGAGGAGTTCCGCGCGGTCTCCGACAAGATGAAGATCGGCCGCACGCTCGATGCAGCGCTGCAGGAAACCGCGGACCGGCTCGGCACCCCCGAATTCCAGTTCTTCACGATCACCATCGCGATCCAGCGCGAAACCGGCGGCAACCTCGCCGAGACGCTCGCCAACCTCGCCGAAGTGCTGCGCAAGCGCGCGCAGATGAAGCTCAAGATCAAGGCGATGTCGTCGGAATCCAAGGCCTCGGCGCTGATCGTCGGCTCGTTGCCGTTCATCGTCTTCGGCCTCGTCTGGTTCATCAACAACAATTACATGCTCAACTTCTTCAAGGACGAGCGGCTGATGGTCGCAGGCGGCGGCGGTCTGATCTGGATGTCGCTCGGCGCCTTCATCATGGCCAAAATGGTCAATTTCGAGATCTGA
- a CDS encoding type II secretion system F family protein, protein MAPSTGPTLLGVDVLWVATILSAVAASAVVFAIYTATTVRDPMAKRVKALNDRREQLKAGITASTSKRRAKLVTKNETTDRIRALLSSMKVLQESQIKVAQTKLLQAGIRSKEWAVAVIFGRLVLPIVIGGPILYLVYGTDMFADWSAFKKYGLVAVSFILSYKAPDIYLKNKITKRSHAIRKGLPDALDLLVICAEAGLTVDAAFARVSKELGKAYPELGEEFSLTGIELGFLTDRRQAFENLANRINLDAIQGVVTTMIQTEKYGTPLASALRVLSAEFRNERMMRAEEKAARLPAIMTIPLILFILPVLFIVILGPAACSINDALMS, encoded by the coding sequence ATGGCACCCTCCACTGGCCCCACTCTGCTCGGCGTCGACGTCCTCTGGGTCGCAACGATCCTCAGCGCCGTCGCCGCATCGGCAGTCGTGTTCGCGATCTACACTGCGACGACCGTGCGCGATCCCATGGCGAAGCGAGTCAAGGCGCTCAACGACCGCCGCGAGCAGCTCAAGGCGGGCATCACCGCCTCGACTTCGAAGCGCCGGGCCAAGCTCGTCACGAAGAACGAGACGACCGACCGGATCCGCGCCCTGCTCTCCTCGATGAAGGTGCTGCAGGAGAGCCAGATCAAGGTCGCCCAGACCAAGCTGCTCCAGGCCGGCATCCGTTCGAAGGAATGGGCCGTCGCAGTGATCTTCGGCCGGCTGGTGCTGCCGATCGTGATCGGCGGGCCGATCCTGTATCTGGTCTACGGCACCGACATGTTCGCCGATTGGAGCGCGTTCAAGAAATACGGCCTCGTCGCAGTCAGCTTCATCCTGAGCTACAAGGCGCCCGACATCTATCTCAAGAACAAGATCACCAAGCGCAGCCACGCGATTCGCAAGGGGCTTCCCGACGCGCTCGACCTGCTGGTGATCTGCGCCGAGGCGGGACTCACCGTCGACGCTGCCTTCGCGCGCGTTTCCAAGGAACTCGGCAAGGCATATCCCGAGCTCGGCGAGGAATTCTCGCTGACCGGTATCGAGCTGGGCTTTCTGACCGATCGCCGCCAGGCATTCGAGAATCTGGCAAATCGCATCAATCTCGATGCGATCCAGGGCGTGGTCACCACGATGATCCAGACCGAGAAATACGGCACGCCGCTCGCGTCCGCGCTGCGCGTGCTCTCCGCCGAGTTCCGCAACGAGCGGATGATGCGCGCCGAGGAAAAGGCCGCGCGGCTGCCCGCCATCATGACGATCCCGCTGATCCTGTTCATCCTGCCGGTGCTGTTCATCGTGATCCTCGGGCCGGCGGCCTGTTCGATCAACGATGCGCTAATGAGCTAA